A stretch of the Streptomyces venezuelae genome encodes the following:
- a CDS encoding JmjC domain-containing protein codes for MLDETAIQEVLDVGLLRWPYFMLLKEGIQPAISDFTRTRNVRGQSVSDFADAEKVRKHLAGGATMKLSQLEDWHRPTRQLMDEIESRLPAELKAYVFYTPCDNTGMLPHRDPSHVLAVQIAGAKEWRIYDAPDKVDSRGGLLPELDADSHSRSFVMEPGDVLYLPHGVPHVATARTGTSLHLTLTLTEPAPLELVESLMQGFGEEADRLESTTSGISTEAKAEAVTRALLGYLDQVDPDALVDKTVARMRNRRA; via the coding sequence ATGCTGGATGAGACGGCCATTCAGGAAGTGCTCGACGTCGGCCTGCTCCGCTGGCCGTACTTCATGCTCCTGAAGGAGGGGATCCAGCCGGCGATCTCGGACTTCACCCGCACCAGGAACGTCCGCGGCCAGAGCGTGAGCGACTTCGCCGACGCCGAGAAGGTCCGGAAGCACCTGGCCGGCGGCGCCACCATGAAGCTGAGCCAGCTCGAGGACTGGCACCGGCCGACGCGGCAGCTCATGGACGAGATCGAGAGCAGGCTCCCCGCCGAGCTCAAGGCCTATGTCTTCTACACCCCGTGCGACAACACCGGCATGCTTCCGCACCGGGACCCGTCCCATGTGCTCGCCGTGCAGATCGCCGGCGCCAAGGAATGGCGCATCTACGACGCTCCGGACAAGGTCGACTCCCGTGGCGGACTCCTGCCCGAGCTGGATGCGGACAGCCACTCGCGCTCCTTCGTCATGGAGCCCGGGGATGTCCTCTACCTGCCGCACGGCGTCCCCCATGTCGCCACGGCCCGGACGGGCACCTCGCTCCACCTGACCCTGACCCTCACCGAGCCGGCCCCGCTGGAGCTCGTCGAGTCCCTGATGCAGGGCTTCGGCGAGGAAGCGGACCGCCTGGAATCCACCACCTCCGGCATCTCCACCGAGGCCAAGGCCGAGGCGGTGACCCGTGCGTTGCTCGGCTACCTGGACCAGGTGGACCCGGACGCACTCGTGGACAAGACCGTGGCGCGCATGCGGAACCGGAGGGCCTGA
- a CDS encoding phytanoyl-CoA dioxygenase family protein produces the protein MNTSVTEEQVAAYRRDGFVRIPNIIDKADAARYAKAALAARDRPRAAPADPTFTHVMQLWQQDETLRELTLSPVLAAAATALAGIPLRLYHDHLLIKEPHNGAATEFHQDQPYWPHLGSRHSLSAWVALVDVPATRGCMSFIPGSHRYQGLHSQDLRDADNLMKAAPELLWEPRVTVPLRAGDCTFHHSLTAHTASPNLTDDPRIAHVVVYMDAETRFDPRQRDTGVPLVEDDGTTEGVAFPDADFPRLP, from the coding sequence ATGAACACCTCCGTGACCGAAGAGCAGGTCGCCGCCTATCGCCGCGACGGTTTCGTCCGTATCCCCAACATCATCGACAAGGCCGATGCCGCCCGTTATGCGAAGGCTGCACTGGCCGCCCGGGACCGGCCCCGTGCTGCTCCGGCTGATCCGACCTTCACCCATGTGATGCAGCTCTGGCAGCAGGACGAGACCCTCCGCGAGCTCACCCTCAGCCCCGTCCTGGCCGCCGCGGCCACCGCTCTGGCCGGCATCCCGCTGCGGCTGTACCACGACCATCTCCTGATCAAGGAACCGCACAACGGTGCCGCCACCGAGTTCCACCAGGATCAGCCGTACTGGCCGCACCTGGGCTCCCGGCACTCCCTGTCCGCCTGGGTCGCCCTCGTCGACGTACCCGCGACGCGCGGCTGCATGAGCTTCATTCCCGGCTCACACCGCTACCAGGGCCTGCACTCCCAGGACCTGCGCGACGCCGACAACCTGATGAAGGCTGCTCCGGAGCTCCTCTGGGAACCGCGGGTCACCGTGCCCCTCCGGGCCGGCGACTGCACCTTCCACCACTCGCTCACCGCCCACACCGCCTCTCCGAACCTCACCGACGACCCGCGGATCGCCCATGTGGTGGTCTACATGGACGCCGAAACCCGCTTCGACCCCCGGCAGCGCGACACCGGTGTGCCCCTCGTCGAGGACGACGGCACGACCGAGGGCGTCGCCTTCCCGGACGCCGACTTCCCGAGGCTCCCGTGA
- a CDS encoding JmjC domain-containing protein — protein sequence MTIDVSARTEETTRAPEHLADLVGDAETFLGEVWGIRTATFSCEPAKTLLSTADVWNELDCGSLVAPYFGILREGTDPTVSGVAETRIVQTKPRPGYAKPAAVRELVASGHVFVLSQLEDWKGPIGALVDALRTECRAQAGADAYFCAAGSDGVPAHADGAHTLTVQLEGRMRWIVGEGGQATETVLEAGDVLYVPAGRVRRGAPAGTDALHLVISLQQPTARDLAELALAVFLKGSAAAGVAGTHHFLSVEEKVAWLRSELHAHLAGQDHGALAAQAVRLRQREGRA from the coding sequence ATGACCATCGACGTTTCCGCGCGGACGGAAGAGACCACGCGGGCACCCGAGCACCTCGCCGACCTCGTCGGTGACGCCGAGACCTTCCTCGGCGAGGTATGGGGAATCCGTACGGCCACGTTCAGCTGCGAGCCGGCGAAGACGCTGCTCTCCACGGCGGACGTCTGGAACGAGCTGGACTGCGGCTCGCTGGTCGCCCCCTACTTCGGCATCCTCAGGGAGGGCACCGACCCCACGGTCTCGGGCGTCGCCGAGACCCGGATCGTCCAGACGAAGCCCCGGCCCGGGTACGCGAAGCCGGCCGCGGTGCGCGAGCTGGTCGCCTCCGGCCACGTCTTCGTGCTGAGCCAACTGGAAGACTGGAAGGGCCCGATCGGCGCACTCGTCGACGCGCTCCGAACCGAATGCCGTGCCCAGGCCGGTGCCGACGCGTACTTCTGCGCCGCCGGATCCGATGGCGTACCCGCCCATGCGGACGGCGCCCACACCCTCACCGTGCAGCTCGAAGGCCGTATGCGCTGGATCGTGGGCGAGGGCGGGCAGGCCACCGAGACCGTGCTCGAAGCCGGCGACGTCCTCTACGTCCCGGCCGGGCGGGTGCGCCGGGGAGCCCCGGCCGGCACCGATGCCCTGCACCTGGTGATCTCGCTCCAGCAGCCCACCGCCCGGGATCTCGCCGAGCTGGCCCTGGCCGTGTTCCTCAAGGGCTCCGCCGCGGCAGGGGTGGCCGGAACGCATCACTTCCTGTCCGTGGAGGAGAAGGTCGCCTGGCTCCGGAGCGAGCTGCACGCCCATCTCGCCGGCCAGGACCACGGAGCGCTGGCAGCACAGGCCGTACGGCTCCGGCAGCGCGAAGGCAGGGCGTAG
- a CDS encoding prolyl oligopeptidase family serine peptidase, which produces MPGPTTEGSAGTALFELLRTQQRLTRAHRLGSRLLVESQIERENRPDLVPFVLGYSPDHGDGPTLLHAHAGASSVTVLGDEDYLFLSDRRPPAENSLGSVGGRSLWRHREGREPQALLGTARDVVCYAAAGRTAVAAVWVHAKADSFAADRALREQEAREGLTAVTVEGDLWPRSSQQFGTEVLKLVVLSLAENAGDAGEAGDTAEPVLLELPLDRDTRLSGQVALTPDGRRCAAGLVRFLPGGHRRYGLLLFSPGFSPDLPDEARQVWAEDDLSDAVASPDGAWFACTAERIAVPGMAPRQEAALVSSDGLDVRKVAQAHRDWLQPRCWQDSTTLLCTGEEDGRRHLWRIAVDTDVITRLDAGGSVLSVTARGSEALVVRSSIGSPPSVVALSLATPEATRTEVFAPAAAAIPRGRMERLTYEAPDGARWSSWLCLPEDFDGDAGGGLPVLVWCHGGPMLSWTDWSWRWNPWPFVADGYAVLMPDPPLSVGYGQDAIERGWGKWTSEVAAVAAEQIGDALLDPRLDAERVAVMGASFGGFLSLALGTLLPEPRLIVSHCGWADFPAVARACDLHWHWLREYGPVDASPAYRSESLSLEAISPRTKVLLSHGCEDSHVPVGESRAVYRALDTLGVDVELMLVPDERHSILRPANAAAWHRWVAQACRERLGKRSARKEFSVR; this is translated from the coding sequence GTGCCCGGACCCACCACCGAAGGCAGCGCCGGGACCGCTCTGTTCGAACTCCTGCGGACACAGCAGCGGCTGACGAGGGCGCACCGCCTGGGCAGCCGTCTTCTCGTCGAATCCCAGATCGAGCGGGAGAACCGTCCCGACCTCGTTCCCTTCGTGCTGGGCTACTCCCCCGACCACGGCGACGGGCCGACCCTGCTGCACGCACACGCGGGCGCCTCGTCGGTGACCGTCCTCGGTGACGAGGACTACCTCTTCCTCTCGGACCGGCGCCCGCCGGCGGAAAACTCTCTGGGCTCGGTGGGCGGCCGGTCGCTCTGGCGGCACCGCGAGGGGCGGGAACCGCAGGCACTGCTCGGCACCGCCCGCGACGTGGTCTGCTACGCCGCCGCCGGCCGGACGGCCGTCGCGGCCGTCTGGGTGCACGCCAAGGCGGACTCCTTCGCAGCGGACCGGGCTCTCCGGGAGCAGGAGGCCCGGGAGGGCCTGACCGCGGTGACCGTCGAGGGCGACCTCTGGCCGCGCTCCAGCCAGCAGTTCGGCACCGAGGTACTCAAGCTGGTCGTCCTGTCCCTGGCCGAGAATGCCGGCGATGCCGGGGAGGCCGGGGATACGGCCGAGCCGGTCCTGCTGGAACTTCCCCTCGACCGGGACACCCGGCTGTCCGGGCAGGTCGCCCTGACCCCCGACGGCCGCCGCTGCGCCGCCGGGCTGGTCCGCTTCCTGCCCGGCGGGCACCGTCGCTACGGGCTACTCCTGTTCTCCCCGGGCTTCTCCCCGGACCTGCCGGATGAGGCCCGGCAGGTCTGGGCCGAGGACGACCTGAGCGACGCGGTCGCGTCCCCCGACGGCGCCTGGTTCGCCTGCACCGCGGAACGGATCGCGGTCCCCGGTATGGCGCCCCGTCAGGAGGCGGCCCTGGTGTCGAGCGACGGACTCGACGTCCGCAAGGTCGCTCAGGCCCACCGCGACTGGCTTCAGCCCCGCTGCTGGCAGGACTCCACGACGCTGCTGTGCACCGGCGAGGAGGACGGGCGGCGCCACCTCTGGCGGATCGCCGTCGACACGGACGTCATCACACGGTTGGACGCCGGCGGCTCGGTGCTCTCCGTGACGGCCCGCGGGAGCGAGGCCCTGGTCGTCCGCTCCTCCATCGGGTCGCCCCCCTCGGTCGTGGCCCTCTCGCTCGCCACACCGGAGGCCACCCGCACGGAGGTCTTCGCCCCGGCCGCCGCGGCCATCCCCCGGGGCAGGATGGAGCGTCTCACCTACGAGGCACCCGACGGAGCCAGGTGGAGCAGCTGGCTCTGCCTGCCCGAGGACTTCGACGGGGATGCCGGCGGCGGGCTTCCCGTCCTCGTCTGGTGCCACGGCGGGCCGATGCTCAGCTGGACCGACTGGTCCTGGCGGTGGAACCCCTGGCCGTTCGTCGCCGACGGGTACGCGGTCCTGATGCCCGACCCTCCCCTGTCGGTCGGGTACGGCCAGGACGCCATCGAGCGCGGGTGGGGGAAATGGACCTCCGAGGTGGCCGCCGTGGCCGCCGAGCAGATCGGGGACGCACTGCTCGATCCCCGTCTCGACGCCGAGCGGGTGGCGGTGATGGGAGCGAGCTTCGGCGGCTTCCTCTCGCTGGCACTGGGAACCCTCCTGCCCGAACCGCGCCTGATCGTCAGCCACTGCGGCTGGGCCGATTTCCCCGCGGTGGCCCGGGCCTGCGATCTGCACTGGCACTGGCTGCGCGAGTACGGCCCGGTGGATGCCTCGCCGGCCTACCGCTCGGAGAGCCTCTCGCTCGAGGCCATCTCGCCGCGGACCAAGGTGCTCCTGTCCCACGGATGTGAGGACAGCCATGTGCCGGTCGGTGAATCGCGCGCCGTGTACCGGGCGCTGGACACCCTGGGCGTGGACGTCGAACTCATGCTCGTCCCGGACGAGCGGCACAGCATCCTCAGACCCGCGAACGCCGCCGCCTGGCACCGGTGGGTCGCCCAGGCATGTCGCGAGAGGCTCGGCAAGCGGTCGGCCAGAAAGGAATTCAGCGTCAGATGA
- a CDS encoding YcaO-like family protein, which produces MTIVHTRVPASLDRTHWFPPAADAPATACGTSLRTRTLEETEALARASFTRCGITRVADVTELDVLGIPVFNSFRPAAAPGLNTVTSGKGMTAAAARVSAMMEAIERTWCEQRAGEPPLRASYAELCASGVPALDPRRLILKRGHTWTEDASIAWWPVRELASNTEVLIPALAVFVPFPNECGMFRSNTIGLAVGNSPQEALLHGLLETIEHDCTAFGETLKSGWNIRLSSLPDAARELVGRFGQMGVNVQVFAYVNDIGVPTFFATTDDTQAGDGMLFNGGAGCHLDPVVAVTRALTEAAQSRLAVIAGAREDFAGQAYRRHSSYEALREMYEVWSSGRPTADFDVVQSSSTGTTDGDLEVVLAGLERAGLPLVFATELAPDDLPFSVTKVIVPGLEVYHNDPARLGTRLHREMVRAGLTKALS; this is translated from the coding sequence ATGACGATCGTTCATACGCGTGTCCCTGCGAGCCTCGACCGGACCCACTGGTTCCCGCCCGCGGCCGACGCGCCCGCCACCGCCTGCGGCACCTCCCTGCGGACCCGCACGCTGGAAGAGACGGAGGCGCTGGCCCGGGCCAGCTTCACCCGGTGCGGAATCACCCGGGTCGCCGATGTCACCGAGCTCGATGTCCTCGGCATCCCGGTCTTCAACAGCTTCCGGCCCGCCGCGGCACCCGGGCTCAATACGGTGACCAGCGGAAAGGGCATGACCGCGGCGGCAGCCCGGGTCTCGGCCATGATGGAGGCGATCGAGCGGACCTGGTGCGAACAGCGGGCGGGTGAGCCCCCGCTGCGGGCTTCGTACGCCGAGCTGTGCGCCTCGGGCGTCCCCGCGCTCGACCCCCGGCGCCTGATCCTCAAGCGGGGCCACACCTGGACCGAGGACGCGTCCATCGCCTGGTGGCCCGTACGGGAACTGGCCTCGAACACCGAGGTGCTCATTCCCGCTCTCGCGGTGTTCGTGCCCTTCCCGAACGAGTGCGGGATGTTCCGGTCGAACACCATCGGCCTCGCCGTGGGCAACAGCCCCCAGGAGGCCCTGCTGCACGGACTGCTCGAGACCATCGAGCACGACTGCACGGCATTCGGCGAGACCCTCAAGAGCGGCTGGAACATCCGGCTGTCCTCGCTGCCGGACGCCGCCCGGGAACTGGTCGGCCGGTTCGGGCAGATGGGGGTCAACGTCCAGGTCTTCGCCTATGTCAACGACATCGGAGTACCGACGTTCTTCGCGACCACCGACGACACCCAGGCCGGCGACGGGATGCTCTTCAACGGCGGCGCGGGCTGCCATCTCGATCCGGTCGTCGCGGTGACCCGCGCGCTGACGGAGGCGGCCCAGTCGAGGCTCGCGGTGATCGCGGGCGCACGGGAGGACTTCGCGGGCCAGGCCTACCGCCGCCACTCCTCCTACGAAGCCCTCCGCGAGATGTACGAGGTGTGGAGCAGCGGGCGGCCCACGGCGGATTTCGACGTGGTCCAGAGCTCGAGCACCGGCACGACGGACGGCGACCTCGAGGTGGTCCTGGCCGGACTGGAACGCGCCGGGCTCCCGCTGGTCTTCGCCACGGAACTGGCCCCCGACGACCTTCCGTTCTCGGTCACCAAGGTGATCGTGCCCGGACTCGAGGTCTACCACAACGATCCCGCGCGGCTGGGAACACGCCTGCACCGCGAGATGGTGCGAGCCGGACTCACAAAGGCCCTGTCATGA
- a CDS encoding MFS transporter, with protein MKPWLSFVRNNYGSLNGPARTLATLHFIDSVGGGIFTAGSAVYFIAVAGLPAAQVGLGLSLAGLSGFVSSVLMGMAADRIGARRLLFISMLAIAGAYCLYPAVGSLPAFFAVVGLVGALEWGSGPLFHTLIMEVVPEGERVSARAALRSVFNIGFSLGALAAAALIAVGGSVMQALPLGNALSFLLAAGLVLRLPAGPAAPSTTDRVSRFRALKDTPFLSVIGASSLLALHSAVFMVGIPLWLVTSDKLPRSFVPVVFVLNTVLVVLLQVKYAKGSETLDGSVSAARKAGLISAAGCVVLVVCNITTAWVAGFFALAAVLLFTFAELWQSSSVFGLGFGLAPESARGEYLGAFHLHMVAQATVGPAVVSFLVIHHGSSGWLAMCLIFLAGTAAIGPAVQWARKPEPATVPAA; from the coding sequence GTGAAGCCCTGGCTCTCGTTCGTGCGCAACAACTACGGTTCGCTGAACGGTCCGGCCAGGACGCTCGCCACGCTGCACTTCATCGACAGCGTGGGCGGCGGTATTTTCACCGCCGGTTCGGCTGTCTATTTCATCGCGGTCGCCGGGCTTCCGGCCGCCCAGGTCGGGCTCGGACTCTCCCTCGCGGGGCTTTCCGGCTTCGTGTCCAGTGTGCTGATGGGTATGGCCGCCGACCGGATCGGCGCCCGGCGCCTGCTGTTCATCAGCATGCTGGCGATAGCCGGCGCCTACTGCCTCTACCCTGCGGTCGGTTCGCTGCCGGCGTTCTTCGCCGTGGTGGGCCTGGTCGGAGCGCTCGAGTGGGGCAGTGGCCCGCTGTTCCACACCTTGATCATGGAGGTGGTGCCGGAAGGCGAGCGGGTCAGCGCACGGGCGGCCCTGCGCTCGGTGTTCAACATCGGCTTCTCGCTCGGCGCTCTGGCGGCTGCTGCACTCATCGCAGTCGGAGGCTCCGTGATGCAGGCGCTTCCGCTGGGCAACGCCCTCTCCTTCCTGCTGGCGGCAGGACTCGTACTGCGGCTGCCGGCCGGCCCTGCTGCACCGTCCACGACGGACCGGGTGTCCCGGTTCCGTGCCCTGAAGGACACGCCCTTCCTCAGCGTGATCGGCGCATCGAGCCTGCTGGCTCTGCACAGCGCGGTCTTCATGGTCGGAATTCCGCTGTGGCTGGTGACCAGTGACAAGCTTCCGCGCAGCTTCGTTCCCGTGGTCTTCGTGCTGAACACCGTCCTGGTCGTGCTCCTCCAGGTGAAGTACGCCAAGGGCTCCGAGACCCTGGACGGCTCGGTCAGTGCCGCGCGCAAGGCGGGTCTGATCAGTGCGGCAGGCTGTGTCGTCCTGGTGGTCTGCAACATCACCACGGCATGGGTCGCAGGCTTCTTCGCGCTGGCGGCGGTTCTCCTCTTCACCTTTGCCGAGCTGTGGCAGTCGTCCAGCGTGTTCGGCCTCGGGTTCGGGCTCGCCCCCGAGTCTGCGAGGGGTGAATACCTGGGGGCATTCCACCTCCACATGGTCGCCCAGGCCACCGTCGGCCCGGCCGTGGTGTCCTTCCTGGTGATCCACCACGGCTCTTCCGGCTGGCTCGCCATGTGCCTGATCTTCCTCGCCGGCACCGCCGCGATCGGCCCCGCGGTGCAATGGGCCCGCAAGCCCGAACCGGCAACGGTGCCCGCCGCCTGA
- a CDS encoding TfuA-like protein encodes MTISPTITVFTGPSLRPADLTRLQGLARERNRTLDLRPPVRRHDLLALIGAESPRKVIMLDGEFGQSLAVSVTEVRALLFAGQPLSGASSMGALRAVECRTIGMTGSGWVYSQYLNGSIDSDGDVALLYDPEDFTPVTIPLVNVRWLLAERVREGDLSAEEASSALEIAKALNFRDRRHSVLLKQWKHGLPEGAAAALEAHFATDRLDDWDRKRLDALEVVEAALLS; translated from the coding sequence ATGACGATCAGCCCCACCATCACGGTGTTCACCGGCCCCTCGCTGCGCCCGGCGGACCTCACCCGGCTCCAAGGCCTCGCCCGGGAACGGAACCGGACGCTCGATCTGCGGCCCCCGGTCCGCCGGCACGATCTGCTGGCCCTCATCGGCGCGGAGTCCCCTCGTAAAGTCATCATGCTGGACGGGGAGTTCGGCCAGAGTCTCGCGGTGAGCGTGACCGAGGTGCGGGCCCTGCTGTTCGCCGGGCAGCCGCTGTCCGGCGCGTCCTCGATGGGCGCGCTGCGGGCCGTGGAATGCCGGACGATCGGGATGACCGGCAGCGGCTGGGTCTACTCGCAGTACCTGAACGGCTCGATCGACTCCGATGGCGATGTGGCGCTGCTGTACGACCCGGAGGACTTCACCCCCGTCACCATTCCGCTGGTGAACGTCCGCTGGCTGCTGGCGGAACGGGTGCGGGAAGGCGACCTCTCCGCCGAAGAGGCGAGCAGTGCGCTGGAGATCGCGAAGGCCCTGAACTTCCGGGACAGACGGCATTCCGTTCTGTTGAAGCAGTGGAAGCACGGGCTCCCCGAGGGCGCCGCGGCGGCCCTGGAAGCACATTTCGCCACCGACCGTCTCGACGACTGGGACCGCAAGAGGCTTGACGCCCTCGAAGTCGTGGAAGCGGCGCTGTTGTCCTGA